From a single Gracilimonas sp. genomic region:
- a CDS encoding lamin tail domain-containing protein, producing MRVLLLTILWGLPCIVFGQQVNFEDDFSDQDISGWSGDTGNFIFSEENGNILLQQNASGAGISYLSIPSTNTAGYWEFFIRFDGFSPSDGNKAEVYLMSDSQDLTTALNGYKLRGGENGSEDVFRLFRITNGSEQNEILTGSTDISSGGDFRVKVTRDVSGNWTLEVGQGYAGALTVEDTGTDNTYSSASFFGFKNTYSSTRSNLFYYDFKIDIPPIEVSSVSVVNETEIDVAFSRSIDFTTVQSSDFVLNPGGINPQSVNQQSGDTIRISFSSAISSGPNSLTISGIEDGANETSLADTTFSFFVYDEYQAGDVIINEFLKDPPPGTAEYVELRNTSSRYLNLQNWQLGDNNSLSTLSFTDFTLLPDSFVVISSDTSTLNNFYGEAYYLQTPLPAFNNGEDQIRLFDENGVSIDSLQYDSEWGGEDVALERRNPFVSSFFKENWGNSPNPDFGTPGTSNQIQPDNTPPFILSLEVEDSETLLLIVSERLESGSAQNLSNYVLSQNPKPGAGTPALPGISAINQLASDTLRITLDGELQEYNGTWTLTTNNLTDIFGNTTTREVEFNYFVIFTAEPSQVVINEFMYDPADGFSEFIELYNHSDSSFNLQNWTFSDNTGDDETIVNSTFVLPAGEYVILTPDSTIATSFPDISLIDMGSRFSSLNNSSDAIIIKNKNGIIIDSLSYKNDWGGEEISLERRTPEVNGTYRENWGDSPSENLATPGAINEITEDTNPPELIEVSLIEDDIVRVIYSERVQIGPAENTGNYMLSGESPTLPGLESVSVIAPDTIFLQYDTEFQSPAEGITYVLDVSNQIDVFGNVSATLSSSFFLIEYAKADSGEVALNEFMYDPTEGFSEFVELVNRTDSSFNLQGWTFNDNSGNKRVISDTAYTFPPNSYLVLLPDSTLFEIYPNIPALSIGSRFSSLNNSSDAIVIRNESGALIDSLTYTSDWGGNERSLERRSLDYAATLQPNWGDSPAEESATPGTPNQIQQDDIPPNIESLAVLNDSTLRVIFTEQVQESPATTAENYVISYPASLEEAPDAPQSINFSAPDTVVISFPSRIPREQDGTIYTLIINNQADVFGNTADELQEDFFLIDLATAGQNDVVINEFMYEPEDNFTEFIELYNPTNQNYDLRNWTLNDNTGNRREIISESYKLTLNSYVILVPDSSFLEIFPNRPTIVLGSRFSSLNNSTDAIVIHNADSVLIDSLTYTSDWGGEGVSLERRRPDFPAVYKENWGDSPNQHKATPGRANDIEQDEQPPVSEDAFIIAADSIRVIFDERVDSILANNPDNYSISPAIAISGITNYSGDSLTIALGSNMTSGETYTITVQNLEDIFGNVLTSVSIELEYILVSQVNRGDVIINEILYRRENAESEEFIELFNRTSSNFDLTGWTFSDATGSTTIPEGTLILSNKYLVLTDSEEFVNGNSSSKRKSDINAVYLSGFPSLNDDEDAAVIKDENGVIVDSLFYREIWGGNEPGVSLERKDPESASNDASNWASSTSETGNSAGEQSSTYEPDQTPPEIVFAKLQPGGKIYVAFSEFIRSSGTGPISINDAPASITEYDEDNANIVIVGDDAYPIGEPLTITFGNVIDFRGNTAEDLGIEVSQPLSAGNVVINEILFDPLANSDDNLPDQTEYVEFYNGADYAVSLEGFFIHDEPDENDEIRTIEPVSSQFRWIPAKGTIVFYAEDESQEFAESRLARYFELQDENSQAFIRADRSNLSLASSDDAIYLSDSTGATIDSVFYDESWHNPNLFDINGVALERIDPDGPGNDESNWSSSTEVSGGTPGRQNSIFQQAGAGPDDTGIAFTPNPFSPDDDGFEDNLFINYKLEEADYLLRVRIFDRYGREVRELADGKQAGFEGSLIWDGLKDDGNKNRVGIYIVLFEAYNSAEGKNKTFKKTVVLAKKF from the coding sequence ATGAGGGTACTGCTATTAACGATATTATGGGGACTGCCCTGCATCGTTTTCGGGCAACAGGTCAACTTCGAAGATGATTTTTCGGATCAGGATATTTCAGGCTGGTCAGGAGATACCGGAAATTTCATCTTTTCGGAAGAAAACGGCAACATTCTGCTTCAGCAAAATGCTTCCGGCGCCGGCATTTCTTACCTGAGCATACCATCTACAAATACCGCCGGGTATTGGGAATTCTTTATAAGGTTTGATGGATTTAGTCCCTCTGACGGAAATAAAGCAGAAGTATACCTGATGAGCGATAGTCAGGATTTGACCACAGCCCTCAACGGATACAAACTTCGGGGCGGGGAAAATGGCAGCGAAGATGTCTTTCGGTTATTCAGAATTACCAATGGCAGTGAACAAAATGAAATCCTGACGGGCTCTACAGATATCAGTTCAGGTGGAGATTTCCGCGTTAAAGTAACCCGGGACGTTTCCGGCAACTGGACGCTTGAAGTAGGTCAAGGTTATGCAGGCGCGCTCACTGTTGAAGACACCGGAACCGACAACACCTATTCTTCTGCCTCTTTCTTTGGATTTAAGAACACCTATTCTTCCACCCGCTCCAATCTTTTCTACTACGATTTCAAAATTGACATCCCTCCTATTGAAGTAAGCTCTGTCTCTGTAGTCAACGAAACAGAAATTGATGTCGCCTTCTCAAGAAGTATTGACTTTACTACCGTACAGTCGTCTGATTTTGTACTAAATCCCGGGGGCATAAATCCCCAATCTGTAAATCAGCAAAGTGGGGATACCATCCGTATTTCTTTTTCTTCGGCTATTTCCAGCGGACCGAATTCTCTCACCATTTCGGGAATTGAAGATGGTGCCAATGAAACTTCCCTGGCAGATACTACTTTTTCGTTTTTTGTATATGATGAATATCAGGCCGGAGATGTTATCATCAACGAGTTTCTGAAGGACCCGCCTCCCGGAACCGCAGAATATGTTGAGCTTCGAAATACCTCATCCCGGTATCTCAACCTCCAGAACTGGCAGCTTGGAGATAACAATTCCCTGAGTACGCTTTCTTTTACCGATTTCACTCTGCTTCCTGATAGTTTCGTCGTTATTTCATCTGATACTTCGACTCTGAATAATTTTTATGGGGAAGCGTATTATCTGCAGACTCCGCTGCCTGCTTTCAACAATGGGGAAGATCAAATTCGGCTTTTTGATGAGAACGGTGTTTCCATCGACTCCCTGCAGTATGACTCTGAATGGGGAGGCGAAGATGTGGCACTGGAACGCCGGAATCCATTCGTATCTTCTTTTTTTAAGGAGAATTGGGGGAATAGTCCAAATCCTGATTTTGGAACACCCGGCACTTCCAATCAAATTCAACCCGACAACACCCCGCCATTTATTCTCTCATTAGAAGTTGAAGACAGTGAAACGTTATTACTGATCGTTTCGGAGCGTTTGGAGTCGGGTTCTGCTCAAAATTTGAGTAATTATGTACTGAGTCAAAATCCTAAACCCGGCGCAGGTACTCCTGCTCTTCCCGGAATTTCAGCCATCAATCAGCTGGCATCAGACACCCTGCGAATTACATTGGATGGAGAATTGCAGGAATACAATGGAACCTGGACATTAACCACCAATAATCTCACCGATATTTTTGGAAACACTACTACCCGGGAAGTGGAGTTCAACTACTTTGTGATCTTTACGGCTGAGCCAAGTCAGGTTGTCATCAATGAATTTATGTATGATCCCGCTGATGGTTTTTCGGAATTCATAGAACTCTACAACCACTCCGATAGTTCGTTCAACCTTCAAAACTGGACGTTCAGTGATAATACCGGAGATGATGAAACCATCGTTAACAGCACCTTTGTACTACCTGCCGGAGAGTATGTAATCCTCACTCCTGATAGCACCATCGCTACTTCCTTTCCCGACATTTCCCTCATTGATATGGGAAGCCGGTTTTCCTCCCTGAATAACAGTTCAGATGCCATTATTATCAAAAATAAGAATGGAATTATCATCGATTCCCTTTCTTACAAAAATGACTGGGGCGGTGAAGAAATTTCTTTGGAAAGAAGAACCCCTGAGGTAAACGGAACCTACAGAGAAAATTGGGGAGACTCCCCTTCAGAAAACTTAGCCACTCCCGGAGCCATAAATGAGATTACTGAGGATACAAATCCACCAGAACTTATTGAAGTTTCCCTAATCGAAGATGACATTGTCCGGGTTATCTACTCAGAAAGGGTACAAATAGGACCTGCAGAAAACACAGGTAACTATATGCTGTCTGGAGAATCTCCAACTCTGCCGGGGCTTGAATCGGTCTCTGTTATTGCTCCAGATACCATTTTTCTTCAGTATGACACAGAATTTCAAAGCCCGGCAGAGGGAATTACCTATGTGCTTGATGTTTCTAACCAAATTGATGTTTTCGGAAATGTATCGGCCACCCTTTCCTCTTCTTTCTTTTTGATTGAATACGCTAAAGCTGATTCAGGAGAAGTAGCTCTTAATGAGTTTATGTATGATCCAACAGAAGGATTCTCAGAATTTGTGGAGCTGGTAAATCGTACCGACAGCTCCTTCAATCTGCAGGGCTGGACGTTCAATGATAATTCCGGAAACAAACGGGTCATATCGGATACAGCTTATACTTTCCCTCCAAACTCTTATCTGGTTCTTCTCCCCGACAGCACCCTCTTTGAGATATATCCCAATATACCTGCACTTTCAATCGGCAGTCGCTTTTCATCATTAAATAACTCCAGTGACGCCATTGTAATCAGGAATGAAAGCGGAGCACTTATTGACTCCCTCACCTATACATCTGACTGGGGCGGAAATGAACGCTCGCTGGAACGAAGAAGTCTTGACTATGCAGCTACTCTGCAACCCAACTGGGGTGATTCACCTGCTGAGGAAAGCGCCACCCCCGGAACTCCCAATCAGATCCAGCAAGATGACATTCCGCCAAACATTGAATCACTTGCTGTACTTAACGATAGTACGCTTAGAGTCATCTTTACAGAACAGGTTCAAGAGTCACCAGCCACAACCGCTGAAAACTATGTTATAAGCTATCCTGCGAGTTTAGAAGAAGCGCCTGATGCTCCACAATCCATAAATTTCTCTGCTCCCGATACCGTGGTGATTTCATTTCCCTCCCGCATTCCCCGTGAACAAGATGGAACCATCTACACCCTCATTATAAACAATCAGGCTGACGTATTTGGCAATACAGCCGATGAACTGCAGGAAGATTTTTTTCTTATTGATTTAGCCACAGCCGGCCAAAATGATGTGGTGATTAACGAGTTCATGTATGAACCGGAAGATAACTTCACGGAGTTTATTGAGCTTTATAATCCCACCAACCAAAACTACGATCTCCGAAACTGGACGCTCAATGACAACACCGGAAACCGTCGGGAAATCATCTCAGAAAGTTATAAACTAACTTTAAACTCATATGTCATTCTTGTGCCTGACAGTTCATTTCTGGAAATCTTTCCAAATCGGCCAACTATAGTACTGGGAAGTCGATTCTCTTCTTTGAATAACAGTACCGATGCGATTGTGATCCATAATGCCGACAGCGTGCTGATCGACTCATTAACCTATACGTCTGACTGGGGTGGCGAAGGAGTATCTCTTGAAAGACGAAGGCCTGATTTCCCCGCTGTATACAAGGAAAACTGGGGTGATTCTCCCAATCAACATAAGGCTACACCGGGACGTGCTAACGACATTGAGCAAGATGAACAGCCACCGGTTTCAGAGGATGCGTTCATTATCGCTGCTGATTCCATCCGGGTTATTTTTGATGAGCGTGTTGATTCCATTCTGGCTAACAATCCCGACAATTACTCCATTTCTCCGGCAATAGCCATCAGTGGAATTACGAACTATTCGGGCGATTCACTTACCATAGCTCTCGGTTCAAACATGACCAGCGGAGAGACCTACACTATCACAGTACAGAATCTCGAAGACATATTCGGTAATGTTCTGACCTCAGTTTCCATTGAGCTTGAATACATCCTGGTTTCGCAGGTTAATCGCGGTGATGTGATTATAAATGAGATTTTATATCGGAGGGAAAATGCTGAGTCTGAAGAGTTTATTGAGCTGTTCAACCGAACATCCAGCAATTTCGATCTTACAGGCTGGACATTTTCAGATGCCACCGGTTCAACAACCATTCCGGAAGGAACTCTTATCCTGAGCAACAAATACCTGGTGCTTACCGATTCGGAGGAGTTTGTAAATGGAAATTCTTCTTCCAAACGTAAATCAGATATTAATGCGGTGTATCTATCTGGATTTCCGTCACTCAATGATGATGAAGATGCAGCAGTCATCAAAGATGAAAACGGGGTGATTGTTGACAGTTTGTTTTATAGAGAAATATGGGGAGGAAATGAGCCGGGTGTTTCACTGGAGCGAAAAGATCCTGAATCGGCTTCCAACGATGCGAGCAACTGGGCTTCAAGCACTTCCGAAACCGGAAACAGCGCAGGAGAACAAAGTTCAACCTATGAACCCGATCAGACCCCACCGGAAATTGTCTTTGCAAAGCTGCAACCGGGTGGCAAGATTTATGTAGCTTTTTCTGAGTTTATACGCTCTTCTGGTACAGGGCCGATTTCCATAAATGACGCCCCGGCATCTATAACGGAGTATGATGAGGACAATGCTAATATCGTCATTGTTGGAGATGATGCTTACCCAATCGGTGAGCCTTTGACGATAACATTCGGGAACGTAATTGATTTCAGGGGCAATACTGCAGAAGATCTTGGCATCGAAGTTTCTCAGCCTTTGTCTGCCGGAAATGTAGTAATCAATGAAATCCTATTCGATCCATTGGCCAATTCTGACGACAACCTCCCGGATCAAACCGAATATGTGGAATTCTATAATGGTGCAGATTATGCTGTCTCTCTGGAAGGCTTTTTTATTCATGATGAACCGGACGAGAATGATGAAATAAGAACCATTGAACCTGTTTCCTCACAGTTTCGATGGATTCCAGCCAAAGGTACTATTGTGTTTTATGCGGAAGATGAATCACAGGAATTTGCTGAAAGCAGACTTGCCCGGTATTTTGAATTGCAGGACGAAAATAGTCAGGCTTTTATACGTGCAGATAGATCCAATTTAAGCCTTGCTTCTTCTGATGACGCCATCTACCTGTCTGACAGTACGGGAGCAACCATCGACTCCGTATTCTATGATGAAAGCTGGCACAACCCGAACCTCTTCGACATTAACGGAGTTGCTTTAGAACGCATTGATCCCGACGGACCCGGCAATGATGAATCCAACTGGAGTTCCAGTACAGAGGTAAGCGGAGGTACACCGGGACGTCAGAATTCTATTTTTCAGCAAGCCGGAGCAGGACCCGATGATACCGGTATTGCCTTCACTCCCAACCCATTCTCTCCCGATGATGATGGCTTCGAGGATAATCTCTTCATCAACTATAAACTTGAAGAAGCGGACTACCTGTTACGTGTCCGCATTTTTGATCGTTATGGACGGGAAGTCCGCGAACTGGCTGATGGAAAGCAAGCCGGTTTTGAAGGCTCTTTAATCTGGGATGGTTTGAAGGACGACGGAAATAAAAACCGGGTAGGAATCTACATTGTACTTTTCGAAGCCTATAACAGCGCGGAAGGCAAGAATAAGACCTTTAAGAAAACGGTGGTGTTAGCAAAGAAATTTTAA